In Plectropomus leopardus isolate mb unplaced genomic scaffold, YSFRI_Pleo_2.0 unplaced_scaffold939, whole genome shotgun sequence, a single window of DNA contains:
- the LOC121940769 gene encoding ketohexokinase-like yields CLSQRWQRGGNASNSCTVLSLLGAQSAFMGSLATGPVADFIFEDFQKYQIDVSLVSEHAQCVLPASVVISNISTGSRTILHMNSFIMADFSRRAVDVSAVVWKVEGQTPSACCVVCPSSGSRTVVLSDT; encoded by the exons GTGTTTGTCGCAGCGCTGGCAGCGAGGAGGAAATGCATCCAACTCGTGCACGGTGCTGTCGCTGCTCGGAGCGCAGAGCGCCTTCATGGGCTCACTGGCTACTGGACCAGTGGCCGA ttttatttttgaggattttcagAAGTACCAAATCGATGTGTCTCTGGTGTCTGAGCACGCTCAGTGTGTCCTTCCAGCCTCTGTGGTCATCAGCAACATCAGCACAGGAAGCCGCACCATCCTGCACATGAACAG tttCATCATGGCTGACTTCTCGCGGCGAGCAGTTGATGTCTCAGCGGTGGTTTGGAAGGTTGAAGGTCAAACCCCGTCTGcgtgttgtgttgtttgtccGTCCAGTGGATCTCGAACCGTCGTTCTCTCTGACACGTAA